The Chelonoidis abingdonii isolate Lonesome George chromosome 15, CheloAbing_2.0, whole genome shotgun sequence genomic interval GAGGATGGCGACCGAAGGGGGAGCCGGACTGGCCAAGTCCACCGTGGAGAAGCTGTCCGATGCCATGGGCGAGAAAACCAAGCAGCTGGGCACAGCCATGCGGGACGTGCACCGGCAGCGGCGGCTGATCCTGGTCATCGTGTGCGTGGCCCTCTTCCTGGATAACATGCTCTACATGGTGATCGTGCCCATCATGCCGAGCTACCTCACCATGTGGGAGGCCCAGGAGAGCAACGCCAGCAGGGCCAACGCCAAGGCGGCCAACGCCAGCTGGACCAAGGTCGTGCTGGGGCCCGGGTACCCCCCGGAAAACGAGGACATCAAGATCGGGGTGCTCTTCGCCTCCAAGGCCATCCTGCAGCTGCTGGTGAACCCGCTGAGCGGCACCTTCATCGACCGCGTGGGCTACGACATCCCGTTGCTGATCGGCCTCACCGTCATGTTCCTCTCCACCATCATCTTCGCCCTGGCCGAGAACTACGCCACCCTCTTCGCCGCCCGcagcctgcaggggctgggctcggcCTTCGCCGACACCTCCGGCATCGCCATGATCGCCGACAAGTACACCGAGGAGTCGGACCGCAGCCGGGCCCTGGGCATCGCCCTGGCCTTCATCTCCTTCGGCAGCCTGGTGGCGCCCCCTTTCGGCGGCGTCCTCTACCAGTTCGCCGGCAGGCCGGTGCCCTTCCTGGTGTTGGCCAGCGTCTGCCTGCTGGACTGCCTGCTACTGCTCACCGTCATCAAGCCCTTCGGCCACCGGGCTCGGGAAAACATGCTCGTGGGCACCCCCATCCACAGGCTCATGATCGACCCCTACATCGCCGTGGTGGCTGGCGCCCTCACCACGTGCAACATCCCCCTGGCCTTCCTGGAGCCAACCATCGCCACGTGGATGAAGAAGACCATGGGCGCCTCCGAGTGGGAGATGGGGGTCACGTGGCTGCCCGCCTTCTTCCCCCACGTGCTGGGCGTCTACATCACCGTCAAACTGGCTGCCAAGTACCCGCACCTGCAGTGGTTCTATGGGGCCCTGGGCATGGTGATCATCGGGGCCAGCTCGTGCACGGTGCCCGCCTGCCGGAACTTCGGGCAGCTCATCGTCCCGCTGTGCGGCATTTGCTTCGGGATCGCCCTGGTGGACACGGCCCTGCTGCCCACGCTTGCCTTCCTCGTGGACGTGCGCCACGTGTCCGTCTACGGCAGCGTCTATGCCATAGCGGATATCTCCTACTCCTTGGCGTATGCCCTGGGGCCCATAGTCGCCAGCCAGATCGTGCACTCGCTAGGCTTTGTGCAGCTGAACCTGGGCATGGGGCTTGCCAACGTGCTTTACGCCCCAGTCCTCCTGCTCCTCAGAAACGTCTGCCAAATGAAAGCCTCTCACTCTGAGAGGAACATCCTGCTGGAAGAAGGACCCAAAGGGCTCTATGACACCATCAAAATGCAGGAGCGCAAAGGCAAAGGGAAAACCCCCCATTCAGCAGGGGAGATGGAAGGAAATAGCGTGGACTCTTATCACAGAGACCTGACAGGGGCCTCGGAGGAGGACTCTTCAGACTATGAATACAGTTAGGCTACACGGAGCTGGCAGAACAAAGGTTAAAATGGGCATGGGGGTGTGAAAACATTATTGCCATCTGTTTATGTACCAATGTGCACTATATACAATTTAACCGTTGTCATGCTGTAATGGCTTTCGTCTTCTTCTCGACTTGTTGTAAGTCGGTATTTCCTTAGACACTGGCAGGGGAAAATCACGAAGAAGACTAATTGAATGATGTGTTTACATAAATCTGTGGTGGTCCTTCCAAAAACTTTTAGGTGGGGTCTCTTGTGCAAAAGTTTTCTCGAGTTGAAACTTTGTGTGGCATACTGTATATCTCTGTATTAAGGAAGTCTGTAATAAAATTCCGATTGCATATTCAGGGACTTAAATTTACTAAAGCTTGTATATATGTACTGACACTTTCACTTGGTTTCATatttaacaacagcaacaaaaatcacATCGTATTATTTCTTCTTTGGGAATCTGCTGAAGCGCTGTAATCTTTTTTCTGTTGTGCTGCTACCTGGTAAATGCAATATACTGTATCATGTGTAAGTCCAAATCTACAAGGATAATATGATCTGAATAAATGAAGTTTGAGGGGTCCACGgtctttgtttcattgttttgcGAGCAAGGATATTACTCTAACAAATGTCAAGAAGTTCCCTATAACATCAACCTCGTTTATTTCTTAAGACCGAttccataaagataaaacactggGGTGGAACCTCTGTCAATCTTTGAATTCTATGTAAAAATGTTCCGACAGAAAATGTGTACTGAATTGCAAACGCGGCATCAAACATCTCTGCGTACAGTGTCTTGGTATTAAGGTATTGGGATAAGGTATAAggtattttttgttcattttgttttgtttaaacagcACTTTTCCAATAAAGACTTTAAATACTCAGATGCTTCCGAATTTTGCATTTTCCGCGGGTAGATTTGTGGTAAGGAAAATGTAGTACTTTGCCCAGAATGTAGACCCGTCTATATCACATAATTGTAATCTATGGGgataaaatacacaaaaatacctagctcttatacaaCGCtttctgtagatctcaaagcgcttcacaAAGGACGTCAGTATCACAGGCTGAAAAGGGCGAAGGTGATTTATTCAAAGGTATCCGAATGATAGACCCTTTGGTCCAAACGCAAATATGAAACCGAAGCTTACGTTATTTTTCCTGTACATGTCCCACTTGCTTATAGGTTGCTATAATACAAAGCTTATTTAAAGGTTCATCCATCCATTAGACAAAACAAACGGTTTCTTTTCTAAACAATAAAGAATCCACTATTAGAGTGTATATTAACTGATGTAGTTCCCTCTAGCTTCCtacaaaaatgaagaagaaacATAGCAAACCATTCATCAATTTCACTTTCATCAAGGTCTCTGATTGACATAGGGCGTTATGAGAGCAGCTTTCGGAGTCTCAGAGTCCCTGCTCAGAGGAACAAATAACAATGAAAATGCTGCTTTGTAGTGGCATTTCGGTTTCGGTAACAAAGAATCAATAATGACCGTAGGACCAAGTTGAGTTCCACATTTATAAGATAAAGCTCAGTTTTGGCAATTGCCAAAAAGAAGAAGATTTAAGAATGTAATAAATCTTTTTGCTCGGAGCAGATAACGGATTTCTCTGGCATCCTTCCACAGTGCTATTGGTAATAGGATAAATCTGTTACGGCTTTTAGTTAATGCCACTGAAAACTTACGTTCTTTTCAGAGTGACTAGATTCAAATGATCATTGGTTGTGTGTGCGGGTAAGGAGGTTTAGCCAGTGTAGCAATATTTACAAACCCAGGGACTGCACACTAACCAAACACCCACATTCTGGTCTCATTTTAAACCAGCCGAAAAAGAGAGTGCTTACCTTTTTCAGGACAGATAATTTGTTAAAAAACAGAGTCCGCTGACTGGTCCAGCTATAACGCAAGGGGATTAAATAATTTCTCTACAGAACTCCGATTCTTATTAATCAAAACCCTTTGGTTAACCATCTTCGTCAACAGACTAGTACTACTTTAAACACTGGGTGCAGAGGGTATTTAATAAGCTCTCTCGAAATGCACTGCCAATTGCTCCTTCGAATGAAGCCCGCACCCCCGGAGCTAGCGGGCTAAAGatatagaaataaaatatgaCTCCATTCTAACTAACGCAGGCGGGGAATAAAGACCTGACTTGGTCAAAGGAgaagcttagggtgaccagatgtcccgattttatagggacagtccagattttggggtctttttctcatataggcgcCTGTTACCCCCCATCCCCCGGCCCGATTTTTCACATTAGCTGCTATTGTttaaggggggaggaggagggcaggaacATTATATTACAACTGAATTAAAGGCAGAAAAAATGGGGAACTGAATTTTTCCATGCAGTCAGAGCTGTTTATTTCCCTCTCACGCCCCTACCCTCAGTAACACCGTTAATCATATAACGAACgccaaagaaaataactttaactAAAGCTAGGAAGCGTTGCCTAGGAGAGGCGCTGTCCTTCAACCTACTACTTTAAGGGCTGCAGAGTATTAAGGCTTCCCCATGGGGCCGGGGAAGCAGATCAGGAAACAGGAGAGGTCAGTGCACATGTATATTGCGTACCCGTTTGCGTGTGTTCCCTTTTCCCTTCTCAGACAGCCGCATGTGGCAGGTTAATCTGCGAGCCAAGCAACAAATGACCGAAAGAAAATGTGGCTTTATCAAAGTCAGCGCAGAAGGGGGACCCTGCCTCCCCTGCGCCAGCTTTCCACTCCGAAAGAGGCGCCTTCCCTTTGGAATACACGCCATGGGGGGAGGCCCAGTAACTTATGACAGCCCCCTCCCGGGCACTAGTCGCTGAGAGAGGCTAGCGCCATATTGCTTTTAAATGCACAATCTGCTGCTGGGATAGGGACAGCAAACAATGCAAAACCCCTGCCGCTGGCCCAGGAGAGGAGGATGCTCCCCTCGTGTCCAGACTGTAGGAAAGCTGAACTCTAGCTGGAGGATGGTTTGAGGTTGGGCTGGGTTGCTTTAGGGGAGGCCTCTCAGACTTGCACGaataggaagggagggagggaggagttagACAGGCAGACCTGGGGAGGCTGAACTAAGAGGTTCTCCCAACGCCAGTGTGTGTGTCCAGAAGGAAAGGGAGACGTGGAAGTACCTTGGACAGAGCAAAAGCAGGCTCCAAAGCCTCCACGTTGCCCAGAGCGCTTCTGAGCCCGCAAGAAGCGTTTTGAAGCCTGAAatatccaccccctccccaccgtttccctctgctcctgacATTTGCGTTTGAAACTTCGACTTCAGTCAACTCGCTGGAACAGGTAAGGGGCGTTCAGCGCTCGCGGGCACTGATGCACTCGAGAGTTGTTCGCGCTCACGTCAGGGGTGCGTGTCAGAGGCTCTTTAGCTTGTGCCTTTTCCTACCTTTGCACCAGACAGATTGCCCTTCTCACACCAATCATTTTGCAGCAGGCACTGTTCCGTAGAATGACACCCCGCGAACAAACCCAAGCTCCAGTCTCTGCAGGATGTCCGGGGAATGGCTAATTTATCCCAGAGGAGACTAAAgcagaagagggggaggagtgggactATTTACATCCGATTTTACACGTTGTAGACGCCTCAGTTTATAATCAATTTAACACCCCGAGCGCAGAGCAACGGTTAGGGGAAGATTTGACTTTTATTGCTGTTATTAATTTGCTCTGCCGCTGACCAtttattatgttggtgtagttgGCAAGTTCCATTAATCTCTGTCTATTCCAGCGCGTTAAATCATCTCCTCAAAGGGGCTGGCTGCCGGCAGCATCTttgctgtccctttaaatatttatataggcTGCCTCCTCCCAGCCGAGCTCAAGTGCTTGGAAGATCGGGAAGATTGTCAGGGTGTCCGAACCAGGGCTGGGTCTATAACTCAGTGCGCCGCCCTTTCTGAGCGCTTCCTTACGGACACCTGTGTCTTTGTGGGTGGGTTTGTAACAGACGAATCCGCCTCCAAGTGGTGCCAGCCAGGGgtggcaccagcgcaccaagcgtgtgGCTGGGGCGGCAAGCCCCCGGGGGCGGTGTGCTGGTCGCCCTGGGGGCAGCAGTCCCGCGggcgtctgcgggaggtccgcttcGGCTGCAGCTCCGCGGCTGGACCGCCAGATCACCCGCAGGCGCCGCTGCAAAAAACACAGCGCAGCCCCTGGTGCCAGCCCCAGACGTGGCTGCACTAACACCGCCGCGGCGAAGAGGAAAGGCCGGGACCAGGGGCGGGTTCTGGACTCAAGTGGAAGAGCCAATCTCCATAGCAAACTCTTTCCCAAGGACTCGGGGCAGGTGGGAGTTTGCCTGGCTTCCCCGCGCAGCAGACACTGGGCAGTGCCAGCAGCTTAGGCCAGTTACTTTCAGCACAGCTGGAGCGCAATAACTTTTTCTTCACTGCAGAAACTCAAGGAGGGTGTTCCGCGCCTCGcccctttcccccgccccccagcgcaAAGCCTAAAGTTAATCTGCTTTCCGCGGTTACCCATTGCTAGCCTATAGCCTAGCTCGGGATCGCCTAGAAAGGAGGGGTGAGACCCGCGAAGGGATGGACGCAGAAGCCTAATGGATGGAAAGGGGATTAgctaggggcagggccagaggggcTCCAGCGGagatgggaaggggcagaggaagagggaagcaggATAGCGCCGACTGCGGGCAAAGCGAAAGCTAAAAGTAACCGCTGGCTTGGGAGAGCAGCGAGAGATCCGGCCTCCAGGGGCTCAGTGCCGCGCAGAGAACGCGGATCGATCAGCGGGAGCGGCCCTCGGCCCTGTAACCCGGAGCGGTCACCCGATCCCTCTTCCAGTGCCCCCATGCGGGcgcctgccccgccccgccccctgcccgGGCGCCCAGCCCAGCACGCGGCCCTCTGCAGCAGCCCAAGGCACGGAGCTCTCCGCCCTGTGCTGCCCAAGGGATTGAGGCCTTGGTGCGGAGACCTTCCAGTGCCTCCTCTGCGCGCCTACCCCCGGCCAATATTCCTTCTATCGCTCGCTCTCGGGCATCTTGTCGGGATCCCACCCAACACTGCCAGAGAGGAAGGTTAGATGCTGGGTTCACACCAGTAGCTCTCATTCTGTGGGGGGTAGGTATTCCACTCACGGGCTATAGCCCTCTAAGTCTTCTTTCCACTGCCCAGCTGACTTCGCGGATCCTGGAGTTGTTCATCTGGCATACCTTGGGCCTGGCTGCGCAACGCTTGAGAGGCCTGGTTAGCTCCCAAGAAAACAGCGCCGAGAAAATGCTGAGGGTCTCTCACAAAGTGCTGAAAGCCCTCAGTCCCCACCGAGGTCATTGGGAGTTGAAGTGGATCAGGCCCTTGTAGGAGGCACTTGGCATATTGAGGGATCAGGCCCATTGCTCATTGAGACACATTGCAAAAGACCTACTGGGTCAACTTGATCTATCTCGTAGTGAATCCTGGATTGCTGCCTGCCTTGTGTACTAGTTCTTGCAATGTAGCTATGAATGTCTCAAGGGATGAACGCTTAATGTCTTCACTCTTCAATTTCTCCTAACATGCTGCCTAAATGTTCCCCTTCAGAATTTCATCCCAGTACCTTTATCCCCTTCCACCACATGAAGTAGTTAAAGAAGTCTAATATGAAAAAGAAGAGCAAAAGATTTAATTGTGATTTTGCACTAGTCATCATATATCAAGCAATGGCCATATGACTGGCTGAGACTTAAATTAGGCATTAAATAGCCCTGACTTTAGCTTTTTCAAACATTTAACAAGCCATAGTAGTGCAAAGCTCAAAGTGCATACTCTTGATAACAAAGAGAATAAGCATGATTGATTGTGAGCAGCTTGTGTAAAACTACCACTACAGTATAAATTGCAAGAAGTAATTTTAACTGATAACTAAATCCTATCTATTGACTCCAATAATGAGTTGCAAACAGACCCAGACAAGTGGATTAGATGGGTCAGTCTTTTTCTGTTATTTGCTAAAGAAGAGGTCAGTCTTCTCTGTTGTggatttttgctgctgctttgaagCAGGATGAACGATCACTACATGATGCCTGCAAATGTCAGCATCTTGCTGAAAAACATGGAGTTAACTGAAGGAACAGTGGGAGTGTACTTCAGCCACTCATAATCAAAGacatgaaaattaatttttggcCCAATAACTTTGACAATGTTCCTTTCAATCAGAGTGATTAACTAAAAAGTCATCTTGCTTTTCTCTGGAATTTTCCATCATTAGGGGCAACATTTGTCTCCCTTGTACAACATTTAAgtgaagtaatgggcttaatctgcaacaagagAGTCTTAGTTTAAATATTAGAAATAACTAATATTTAAACTAAaactctcttgctgcagattaagcccattacttcttgtccttccttcagtggacatgaagaacaaacAATATATATCATGTACAAGGACTTGGAATAATATGGGAAATCTGACACTGTAGTTGCTTTTCTTTTGTCTCTTCTGTGGATAGAGTCTCACTTTCAGTCGCAAATGCTGTCAATCTAGCATCTCTCACAAATCCTGACTTCACTTAAATGTTGTACAAGGAAGACAAACGTTGCCCCTAATGATAGCTTCCAAGacagattgtggaatccccatcactggaggtttttaagaacagggtggacaaacaactgtcagggatgatctacaTTGACTTAGTACTGCctcagtgtaggggactggacttgatggctGAGGTCCCTTCGAGCCCTacctttctatgattctttgattttaGTCACCCCAGAGGCTTTGCCTTTGCTAGGTTTTTCcacagacaaagaacaaacaTGTACTTTGAGATTGCATGACATTTATTTCAACTTAAAGGAAAcaataaggaaagaaggaaaGTCTGCCTGCAAGAGCACCACATGTGTGCGTCCTCAGCACAGGCTGTGGCAGTTTCAAAGGCAAACTGGCTGCTCTGTCTTTGAACGTAGGTTTTTTATGAATTTAAAGGCAGTACACTGAGAACTAAGGCATCACAGTTTCACAGCTACATAcaccacagacttcagtgagcatTACAGAAAGTTTAAATTCTTTTGGTT includes:
- the SLC18A3 gene encoding vesicular acetylcholine transporter — encoded protein: MATEGGAGLAKSTVEKLSDAMGEKTKQLGTAMRDVHRQRRLILVIVCVALFLDNMLYMVIVPIMPSYLTMWEAQESNASRANAKAANASWTKVVLGPGYPPENEDIKIGVLFASKAILQLLVNPLSGTFIDRVGYDIPLLIGLTVMFLSTIIFALAENYATLFAARSLQGLGSAFADTSGIAMIADKYTEESDRSRALGIALAFISFGSLVAPPFGGVLYQFAGRPVPFLVLASVCLLDCLLLLTVIKPFGHRARENMLVGTPIHRLMIDPYIAVVAGALTTCNIPLAFLEPTIATWMKKTMGASEWEMGVTWLPAFFPHVLGVYITVKLAAKYPHLQWFYGALGMVIIGASSCTVPACRNFGQLIVPLCGICFGIALVDTALLPTLAFLVDVRHVSVYGSVYAIADISYSLAYALGPIVASQIVHSLGFVQLNLGMGLANVLYAPVLLLLRNVCQMKASHSERNILLEEGPKGLYDTIKMQERKGKGKTPHSAGEMEGNSVDSYHRDLTGASEEDSSDYEYS